Proteins found in one Candidatus Nomurabacteria bacterium genomic segment:
- a CDS encoding SOS response-associated peptidase — protein MCGRYTLYGDDHLVERFNLATQPSFVSKDSYNIAPRQRLPIIYTDDSQQRTAQLMQWGYIPPWSKDVKKERRPINTRAETVFTSPMWRSAVAHHRCLVPARGFYEWKSEVTGKQPYYITPKTHDIFAFAGIYSIWYDAEHHPLYTFSILTTHPNAQMAKVHDRMPVILLPEQESAWLNPTYRDQEQLAGLLEPYKDNGLEIYAVSSEVNTPRNNRKELLEPLLAS, from the coding sequence ATGTGCGGACGGTATACATTGTATGGCGATGACCACTTGGTAGAGCGGTTTAATTTGGCTACACAGCCGTCTTTTGTAAGTAAAGATAGTTACAATATTGCGCCCCGGCAGCGTTTGCCAATTATATATACAGACGATTCACAACAGCGCACGGCCCAATTAATGCAATGGGGGTATATTCCACCTTGGTCAAAAGATGTAAAAAAAGAAAGACGACCCATTAATACACGCGCAGAAACTGTATTTACAAGCCCTATGTGGCGGAGTGCTGTCGCACATCACCGTTGCTTGGTGCCTGCAAGGGGCTTTTATGAATGGAAGTCAGAAGTCACAGGTAAACAGCCCTACTATATTACGCCAAAAACACACGATATATTTGCCTTTGCGGGGATTTATAGTATTTGGTACGATGCCGAACACCACCCGCTATATACGTTTTCTATCCTTACAACGCACCCCAATGCCCAAATGGCCAAAGTGCACGATAGAATGCCAGTTATACTACTGCCAGAGCAAGAATCTGCTTGGCTAAACCCTACGTACCGCGACCAAGAGCAACTGGCGGGCTTGCTTGAACCGTACAAGGATAATGGCTTAGAGATATATGCAGTTAGCTCAGAAGTGAATACGCCTCGTAATAACCGTAAAGAGTTACTAGAGCCTCTTCTTGCCTCTTGA
- the queA gene encoding tRNA preQ1(34) S-adenosylmethionine ribosyltransferase-isomerase QueA codes for MKISDYNYDLPEDKIALQPVKIRGTSNLLVLHKKSGAIEDKKYSDIVDYLQNGDVLVLNDTKVIKARLNVTKQNGAKRELIILEKHGINDDWHTHKIMYRRKLAVGDVLTVGKATITVNKILGDGLAIVQSSMDLLDVAEQYGSVPLPPYIHRDVKESDTERYQTVWAKEQGSVAAPTASLNMTDDTLANLQSKGIHVVYATLHVGLGTFMPIRTDNVEDHVMHKEYFELPKETIATIQTAKRNNHRVVALGTTITRTLEYCHSQIMQQKPGDVTGEADIFMYPGYKFKIVDALLTNFHAPKSTVLMLAAAFAGWPNLKQAYEHAVESNYKFLSYGDSMLII; via the coding sequence ATGAAAATTTCTGATTACAACTACGACTTACCAGAAGATAAAATAGCATTGCAACCAGTAAAAATCAGAGGCACATCGAACTTATTAGTGCTGCACAAAAAAAGTGGCGCGATAGAAGATAAAAAATATAGCGATATTGTAGACTATTTGCAAAACGGTGATGTACTTGTATTAAATGACACAAAAGTCATAAAAGCCCGCTTGAACGTCACTAAGCAAAATGGCGCAAAGCGCGAATTAATAATATTAGAAAAGCATGGTATTAATGATGACTGGCACACCCATAAAATAATGTACCGTAGAAAACTAGCTGTAGGCGATGTACTTACTGTGGGCAAAGCCACGATAACAGTTAATAAAATTCTGGGTGATGGTTTGGCGATTGTGCAAAGTAGTATGGACTTACTTGACGTGGCAGAGCAGTATGGTTCTGTGCCACTGCCACCATATATCCACAGGGATGTAAAAGAATCAGATACCGAACGTTACCAAACTGTATGGGCAAAAGAACAAGGTTCTGTCGCGGCACCTACAGCGAGCCTCAATATGACAGATGATACCTTAGCAAATTTACAAAGCAAGGGCATTCATGTGGTATACGCAACGCTTCATGTTGGGTTAGGCACGTTTATGCCTATCCGTACAGATAACGTCGAAGACCATGTGATGCATAAAGAATATTTTGAATTGCCCAAAGAGACAATTGCAACCATCCAGACGGCCAAACGTAATAATCATCGTGTTGTTGCGCTTGGTACTACCATTACTCGCACCCTTGAATACTGTCATAGCCAAATTATGCAGCAAAAGCCCGGCGATGTTACCGGTGAAGCTGATATTTTTATGTACCCGGGATACAAATTTAAGATAGTAGATGCATTACTCACAAACTTTCATGCCCCTAAAAGTACTGTGCTTATGCTGGCTGCTGCCTTTGCTGGCTGGCCAAATCTAAAGCAAGCTTATGAACACGCCGTAGAATCTAACTACAAGTTTCTCAGCTACGGTGATAGTATGCTCATTATATAG
- the tgt gene encoding tRNA guanosine(34) transglycosylase Tgt produces the protein MKTALTFTITSRLKGTLARTGVIATPHGTIQTPAFIVGGTKATVKALTPEQVKDLGGQSILANTYHLMLRPGADVVQRAGGLGAFMNYDGPTFTDSGGFQVFSLGVAYKKGIDKVAHSQKGEAEAAKKSADQLAKVTEKGVHFRSHIDGQKLMMTAESSMELQHQIGADIHMAFDECPAPLADRTYIIDSLNRTHAWAERCLIRHKELNAEHAKNGEFLQALYGIVQGARHEDLRKQSANFMVSRDFDGYGIGGVFEPGEIPTVVKWTNQTLPEDKPRHLLGMGAQPVDLFLGIEYGVDTFDCVAPTRQARNGSIYTKDGRINITNSKFAKDFDPIENDCDCYSCNGYSRAYINHLFKSDEILGATLASIHNERFVVRTVDEIRRSIEDNTFFELKKAFLHRYYGNAVPNFAGV, from the coding sequence ATGAAGACAGCTTTAACGTTTACAATTACATCACGGCTCAAAGGCACGTTAGCGCGAACGGGTGTTATTGCAACACCCCACGGCACTATACAAACGCCTGCCTTTATTGTAGGTGGCACAAAAGCTACCGTAAAAGCACTCACCCCAGAACAAGTTAAAGATCTCGGCGGGCAGTCTATTCTTGCCAACACCTACCATCTTATGCTGCGGCCAGGTGCAGATGTGGTACAACGGGCAGGTGGCCTAGGTGCATTTATGAACTATGACGGACCAACATTTACCGATAGTGGGGGGTTTCAGGTATTTAGCCTGGGTGTTGCCTATAAAAAAGGTATAGATAAAGTTGCCCACAGCCAAAAAGGCGAAGCAGAGGCAGCTAAAAAGTCAGCTGATCAGTTAGCAAAGGTAACAGAAAAGGGTGTACATTTTAGAAGCCATATAGACGGTCAAAAACTGATGATGACGGCAGAAAGCTCTATGGAGCTACAGCATCAAATTGGTGCAGATATTCATATGGCATTTGATGAATGCCCAGCGCCATTGGCAGACCGTACCTACATAATAGATTCGCTTAACCGCACACACGCCTGGGCAGAGCGGTGCCTGATCCGTCACAAAGAACTAAATGCTGAACACGCTAAAAATGGTGAATTTTTACAAGCACTATACGGTATTGTGCAAGGTGCTCGGCACGAAGATTTACGTAAGCAAAGCGCAAACTTTATGGTAAGCAGAGATTTTGATGGGTATGGAATTGGCGGAGTCTTTGAGCCAGGCGAAATCCCCACAGTTGTTAAGTGGACCAACCAAACATTGCCAGAAGACAAGCCACGTCACTTACTAGGAATGGGTGCACAACCCGTAGACCTGTTTTTGGGTATCGAGTATGGCGTAGATACATTTGACTGTGTTGCACCAACCCGCCAAGCCCGCAATGGGTCCATCTATACCAAAGATGGCCGCATAAACATAACCAACAGCAAGTTTGCCAAAGACTTTGATCCAATAGAAAATGATTGTGATTGTTATAGTTGCAATGGCTACAGCAGAGCATATATAAACCATTTATTTAAAAGCGACGAAATATTAGGCGCCACACTGGCTAGCATTCATAACGAACGCTTCGTGGTGCGTACTGTAGACGAAATCCGCCGTAGTATAGAAGATAATACATTTTTTGAGCTAAAAAAAGCATTCTTACACCGCTACTACGGCAATGCTGTGCCGAACTTTGCGGGTGTGTAA
- a CDS encoding HAD-IB family phosphatase, with product MEPKLIAFDLNKTLIRENSWLNLNIAMGVSTAEDDILVRWSQQRIITDAMGQQILCEIYKQRGDISYQAIWKILSNYTYVPHAKKVVALLQSRGYSVALVSGAMDILVKAVAEELDIKHWRAANTFIFNEFDMLQRIDSVKNDAHYKAEMLLELCNELQCTPKECLVVGDGANDIELFKLTGNGVTFTGSNIKHEARYIITGLDEILDIVV from the coding sequence ATGGAACCAAAGCTAATCGCCTTTGATTTAAACAAAACGCTCATTAGAGAAAATTCTTGGCTAAATTTAAATATAGCAATGGGCGTTTCGACAGCAGAAGATGACATTCTCGTGCGATGGTCCCAACAGCGCATAATCACCGATGCTATGGGTCAGCAAATACTATGTGAAATTTATAAGCAACGTGGTGATATATCATACCAAGCAATTTGGAAGATACTGTCAAATTACACATACGTGCCACACGCAAAAAAAGTGGTTGCTTTACTACAAAGTAGAGGATATAGCGTTGCTTTAGTTTCTGGCGCCATGGATATTTTGGTTAAAGCGGTAGCCGAAGAATTAGACATCAAACATTGGCGCGCGGCAAATACATTTATATTTAATGAATTTGATATGTTACAAAGAATTGACTCTGTAAAAAATGATGCACATTATAAAGCAGAAATGCTTTTAGAATTATGTAATGAACTACAATGCACACCAAAAGAATGCCTTGTGGTTGGTGATGGCGCAAATGATATAGAACTATTTAAACTAACTGGTAATGGTGTCACCTTTACTGGGTCAAATATTAAGCACGAGGCAAGGTATATAATCACTGGTTTAGATGAAATTCTAGACATAGTGGTATAA